A segment of the Desulfonatronum thioautotrophicum genome:
CTAAAACAGCAGGAGAGATGGATGTTGAGATTAGGAATGAGCGTCGATACTCCCAAGTTAATTAGTCAGGAGGTGTTTACAGCATGACTCAAGAAAATGGTGATCCAAAAAATGGTGTGTTACTCAATAATTTTCAGGAAATATTGGAGCAAAATATTGCTTTGACCAATCAAATCAATGCGATTCGAAATCCCGGAGCACCCACCTTTACGGATTCGCAACAGCAAATCATTGGTCGGTATAGAAATCTACGGGAAAAGTTGGCAGGTCCGGCAGGCTCTCTTGCCGAAACCTCAGCGGAAGGAGCAAGCTAATGTTTAGGCAACTCGCTCGAGAACTGAAAAGGGAGAATAAAGAACCAACACATCTATTTTTGTATCATCCTTTAACGCTTGCCACAATTCTGGAGACCGTTTGGCAGAACTCTCCGAGAGCCAACCCTGCGGATGACCACACCAGAAGTGAAATGGCTGAGCTTGTGAAAGAAGCTATAAGTCATACTGGTGTACCTCAAGAATTAATAAATCTGATTAATAAGGCAGATGGTGATGCGAAAAAGAGACACCCTGGTTCTGAAGCGCCCATCAACACACAAACAATCGAAGATGACTATGTGGAAAAGGTAAGCTGGCATCACCTTATCTACGCGTACATGGTCGAGAACACCAGGATATACGAGATCTTCACGCGAGTCCTGCGTGAGTTCTTGCATGGCGAGAAACTAGCCAGTCCCAGCCCTGAAAGCCAGCGCTGGCTGCGCAATACCGAGAACCTGTTTTACCGGGATTGGCCCTCTTTTCTCGGGTTTGCGCTCACCAGTTCCCTCCGCCCTGACATTCGTGCTTCGCGCCGTAACGCCTACTATCGAATGTTCGGCATGGACCTAAATCACGGAGCTGACGATAACCAGGCATACCCCTATGAAAAGCCCAAAGCCTCCAACCGAGACTTCGTAACAACCTTCGAAGAGTTCATGCGGGAGGTCTGGGTGGGGATTATCAATGCAGGAAACACCCAAGGTTCCAATCCAACAGACGACGCGGCTATTGCCAACCTCGCCAGACGACTCCACGATATGCTAACCACCCGCAGGCTGCAGGGCAATCTGTTGCGAGAAGAGTTCTTTTTTGTGGCAACAATGTCATGGTTTCACCTTACCGTTGAACTCGAAAATGTTCCCATCATTAAAGATCTCAAGGCAGAAGCCGCAAGTCCAGCCGAGCGGTTGCGTCAGGTTGGCGAGCGAGTAGGTTTACCCTCGCATGGCAAATCCGAGAACTACTTTTTTCTCGCAGAACTATTGTCTCCATTGCTAAAGATGATTGAAGCGGGGGTGTTCAATAATGCGGGGCAAGTTCCTCCTCTGTATCTGCCTGGAACAATTCGCGAGGACATGATGCAGATTATCACGCACTGGTCTTTGGCAACAGGCCGACAAATTAAAGCGGCAAAAACCGTGGGTTCACCTCAGAAGTAGTCCGCAAAGCTAAGGCTGACACCGCCACCCTAGACCGGAGCCATTGGGGCCGGTTTAGGTGAAACCCTAGGGTGGCGTTAGTGGTACTTGTGTATTTCCTTCCTTCATTTTCTCCCATATCTTCTTCTTTCTCTTGTGTGTGCTAACACAGCTGATTTACTTCCTATTTTCTTTCTCCTGATGGGATGGTTCGGGTTTCTTGCCCTTGACCATCTGACTTCGCCGCAGGGCACGTTGCCCTAGGCCATCCGGACATTTTACGACTCAACGGACTTTGAGGACGCCATCCGCACCGCTGTATCTCCTGGCGGGGACTGAGATACCCTGAACTGCATCACCGGAGGGATTGCCCAGGCGTTTTATGGTGGAGTGACGAAGCATATTCAGGACAAGGTATATGGGATTATGGATGAGAGACTGGGGGATATTGCGCGGCGGTTCATGGCGCGGGAGGGCGCAATGGACGGAGGTGAAGAATGATCACAATCCTGACTACGGGTGATAGTCTGACAACTGGTTTTGACGCTTACCCCAATGGCTACGTGATCGTTGACCACAAATCCTACATGGGCAGGCTGGATACGGTGCAAAAACACTGCATCCCGTTCGTGTCCCAGCTCAATGTCTACGCGGACTGTCTGGAAAAAGCCCTTTGTTCAAAGCCCCTGGCTCTGCTGGTCCATCTGCCCATGATCGGGTTGATGGTGGAGATTGGAAGGAGGGCAAGCACTTTCCCTGGAAGGGATTCAGAGTGATGGACTCGGCAAAGCAGCATTCAATGGCGATGAGCCGCCTTTTCGCTTATGGCACCTTGATGTGCGGACATCATGCAATCGGTATCAGGGTGCCGTCTGCCAAGGGCATCCGGGATTTTAGAGGGATATTGCCGCAGAGCGGTCAAGCGCCAAGTCTACCCAGCCCTCGTGCCCGACGCCCATTGCAGCGTTGAAGGCATTGTCTATTTCGATGTTCCACCTGATGCGTGGCATCGCCTTGATCTGTTCGAAGGCGATATGTATTTCCGCAAGGTGGTTCAAGTCTCTCTGGGAGATGGTGATCGGACATCAGCCCAAACATATGTGGCAAAACCGCAGTACTTGGGGCATCTTGAAGATGTCGAATGGGACCAAGAGGCCTTCCTGTCCAGTGGAAAAACGACCTTTGAAAAAGAGTACATCGGTTTTCGGTCGCTGCCATGAAGGGTTGTTTTGAACGTATTTCACCCAGATTATGAAACATGACCAAACCTGATCATGCATGGATTGCCGATTGGAAAGTCGGGGAAAATTCTGAAAGAGAACGAAAGATATCCAAAGAACTGGTGGAGTGCTTCCGAGAGTTTTGGGTAGCTTTGGATCTTGACGGCAAGGCGAAAACTACCAGGAATCGTTATTCCAATGCCTTGCATGCCCTGGGAGGTTACCTGGTGGAAAAAGCCATATCCGAAGATGGACTCCTCATGACAACCAACGAATTACTCTCTGAACATATTGATTCCGTGGGAGGGCCGCTCATCCACCATGACGAGGAAGCGTGGCAGGATGAAATCGACATGGTCTGTCGTAAACTCTCCAAGCACTTGAAAGCCCAAGGGGGAAGAGCATGATCGGAGCCATCGCCGGGGACATCGTCGGATCGGTGTACGAATGGAACAACATCAAGACCAAGGATTTTCCACTCTTTGCCCAGAATGCTCGCTTCACCGACGACACCGTACTGACCGTGGCCCTGGCGGACAGCATCCTGACCGGCACTCCCTACGTTGAAAATCTTCGACGCTTCTACCACTTGTACCCTGAGGCCGGATACGGAGGGAGTTTTCACAGATGGGCAAATGATCCAGATGCCGGGCCATACAACAGTTGGGGCAACGGCGCGGCCATGCGCGTCAGTCCGGTGGGCTATGCTTATGACGACTTGGAAACGGTCTTGGAAAAAGCCAAGGAGTTCACCGAGGTCACCCACAATCACCCTGAGGGGATCAAGGGAGGGCAGACGACGGCAGCGGCCATCTTTCTGGCCAGGTCGTGGAAGTCGAAGGACAATATCAAGGAGTTCATCGAGCAACGGTTCCAGTATGACTTGAGCAGGCATGTGGACGAAATCCGTCCTGCCTACAACTTCGACGTGTCGTCCCAGGGCACGGTGCCCCAGGCCATCAGGGCGTTCTACGATTCAACCGACTTCGAGGACGCCATCCGCACCGCCGTCTCCCTTGGCGGCGACTGCGACACCCTGACCTGCATCACCGGAGGGATTGCCCA
Coding sequences within it:
- a CDS encoding gamma-glutamylcyclotransferase family protein, whose protein sequence is MQSVSGCRLPRASGILEGYCRRAVKRQVYPALVPDAHCSVEGIVYFDVPPDAWHRLDLFEGDMYFRKVVQVSLGDGDRTSAQTYVAKPQYLGHLEDVEWDQEAFLSSGKTTFEKEYIGFRSLP
- a CDS encoding ADP-ribosylglycohydrolase family protein, which produces MIGAIAGDIVGSVYEWNNIKTKDFPLFAQNARFTDDTVLTVALADSILTGTPYVENLRRFYHLYPEAGYGGSFHRWANDPDAGPYNSWGNGAAMRVSPVGYAYDDLETVLEKAKEFTEVTHNHPEGIKGGQTTAAAIFLARSWKSKDNIKEFIEQRFQYDLSRHVDEIRPAYNFDVSSQGTVPQAIRAFYDSTDFEDAIRTAVSLGGDCDTLTCITGGIAQAFYGGVPEHIQNKVYEILDERLGEIARQFMARYAILGK